In the genome of Armatimonadota bacterium, one region contains:
- a CDS encoding DUF1080 domain-containing protein yields MKRFCTPCITLILLLCFISVNHAGSKCTADPSGWKYLFDGKTLKGWKATGDPKGWTVENGTIVNLAKGGGYLASEKTYGNFQLELEFKLEKGVNSGVFFRWANLSDPVQTGIEIQLLDSYGVQNPSKHDCGAIYDCLEPKKNACKPAGEWNNLLLTCKNNMILVDLNGERIIVMNLDKWTTPHKNPDGTKNKFNTAYKDMPRSGHIGFQDHGGKIWFRNIRIREL; encoded by the coding sequence TTGAAACGTTTTTGTACACCTTGCATCACTCTCATTCTGCTTTTGTGCTTCATATCAGTTAACCATGCTGGGTCAAAATGCACTGCCGACCCATCAGGATGGAAGTATTTATTCGATGGTAAAACATTAAAAGGGTGGAAAGCAACTGGCGATCCAAAAGGTTGGACCGTGGAGAATGGTACAATTGTTAATCTTGCAAAGGGTGGCGGCTATCTCGCTTCTGAGAAGACCTATGGCAATTTTCAACTTGAACTAGAGTTCAAGCTTGAAAAAGGAGTAAACAGCGGCGTCTTTTTCCGCTGGGCAAACTTGAGTGATCCAGTTCAAACGGGGATAGAAATTCAGCTTCTAGATTCTTATGGTGTACAAAATCCGAGCAAGCATGACTGTGGGGCAATCTATGACTGTTTAGAACCAAAAAAGAACGCTTGCAAGCCAGCTGGTGAATGGAACAACTTACTACTCACCTGCAAGAACAACATGATTCTCGTGGACCTAAATGGGGAACGAATCATTGTCATGAACCTCGACAAGTGGACAACTCCACATAAAAACCCTGATGGTACAAAGAACAAGTTCAATACCGCTTACAAAGATATGCCCCGTTCCGGACATATTGGTTTTCAGGACCATGGCGGTAAAATCTGGTTCAGAAACATACGCATCCGCGAGCTTTAG